From Pseudomonas sp. stari2, a single genomic window includes:
- the fliO gene encoding flagellar biosynthetic protein FliO: MKKVLGSLLAAVLALPLTVMAAEPAAATAAAASPAAPAIAPAVSSGVAGQLTQLVFGLLLVLGLIFFLAWLLRRVQNAGPAGKGQVIELIGSRALGPRDRLMLVQVGNEQILLGLSPGTITALHVLKEPVDVPATSEKATPEFAQHLLKILGKDQKDTK; encoded by the coding sequence GTGAAAAAGGTTCTGGGTTCCTTGCTGGCCGCGGTGCTGGCGCTGCCATTGACTGTCATGGCCGCCGAGCCTGCGGCCGCGACTGCCGCTGCGGCGTCTCCTGCGGCGCCCGCGATTGCTCCGGCGGTCAGCAGCGGCGTCGCCGGGCAATTGACGCAGCTGGTGTTCGGCCTGCTGCTGGTGCTGGGGTTGATCTTCTTCCTCGCCTGGCTGCTGCGCCGGGTGCAGAACGCAGGGCCGGCGGGCAAGGGGCAGGTGATCGAGCTGATCGGTTCCCGCGCGCTCGGTCCGCGTGACCGACTGATGCTGGTTCAGGTCGGCAACGAGCAGATCCTGCTGGGCCTTAGTCCCGGCACCATCACCGCGCTGCACGTACTCAAGGAACCGGTGGACGTCCCGGCCACCTCCGAAAAAGCGACTCCGGAATTTGCCCAGCATCTGTTGAAGATCCTCGGCAAGGATCAGAAGGATACGAAGTAA
- the fliM gene encoding flagellar motor switch protein FliM, which produces MAVQDLLSQDEIDALLHGVDDGLVQTDNAAEPGSVKSYDLTSQDRIVRGRMPTLEMINERFARYTRISMFNMLRRSADVAVGGVQVMKFGEYVHSLYVPTSLNLVKIKPLRGTALFILDAKLVFKLVDNFFGGDGRHAKIEGREFTPTELRVVRMVLEQAFVDLKEAWQAIMEVNFEYINSEVNPAMANIVGPSEAIVVSTFHIELDGGGGDLHVTMPYSMIEPVREMLDAGFQSDLDDQDERWVNALRQDVLDVDVPIGATVARRQLKLRDILHMQPGDVIPVEMPEDMIMRANGVPAFKVKMGSHKGNLALQVIEPIERR; this is translated from the coding sequence GTCGACGATGGTCTGGTACAGACCGATAACGCTGCCGAACCCGGCAGTGTCAAAAGCTACGACCTGACCAGCCAGGATCGCATCGTCCGTGGACGCATGCCGACTCTGGAAATGATCAACGAGCGTTTTGCCCGCTACACCCGCATCAGTATGTTCAACATGCTGCGCCGCTCGGCGGACGTTGCCGTCGGTGGCGTGCAGGTGATGAAGTTCGGCGAATACGTGCACTCGCTGTACGTACCGACCAGTCTCAACCTGGTCAAGATCAAACCCCTGCGCGGCACCGCGCTGTTCATCCTCGACGCCAAACTGGTGTTCAAGCTGGTGGACAACTTCTTCGGCGGCGACGGCCGTCACGCGAAGATCGAAGGGCGTGAATTCACCCCGACCGAACTGCGCGTGGTGCGCATGGTGCTGGAACAGGCGTTCGTCGATCTGAAGGAAGCCTGGCAGGCGATCATGGAAGTCAATTTCGAGTACATCAACTCGGAAGTGAACCCGGCCATGGCCAACATCGTCGGCCCGAGCGAAGCGATCGTGGTCTCCACGTTCCACATCGAACTCGATGGCGGTGGCGGCGACCTGCACGTGACCATGCCGTACTCGATGATCGAGCCGGTGCGCGAAATGCTCGACGCCGGTTTCCAGTCGGACCTCGACGACCAGGACGAGCGCTGGGTCAACGCCCTGCGCCAGGACGTGCTCGATGTCGATGTGCCGATCGGTGCCACCGTGGCTCGCCGCCAGTTGAAACTGCGCGACATCCTGCACATGCAGCCGGGTGACGTGATCCCGGTCGAGATGCCGGAAGACATGATCATGCGCGCCAACGGCGTGCCGGCCTTCAAGGTCAAGATGGGCTCGCACAAAGGCAACCTCGCGTTGCAGGTGATCGAGCCGATCGAGCGCCGCTGA
- the fliN gene encoding flagellar motor switch protein FliN has product MMNDEMNAQDDQALADEWAAALEETGEAGQADIDALLAADAGVSSSNRLPMEEFGSVPKNNDPVTLDGPNLDVILDIPVSISMEVGSTDINIRNLLQLNQGSVIELDRLAGEPLDVLVNGTLIAHGEVVVVNEKFGIRLTDVISPSERIKKLR; this is encoded by the coding sequence ATGATGAACGACGAAATGAACGCCCAGGACGATCAGGCACTGGCCGACGAGTGGGCTGCCGCCCTGGAAGAAACCGGTGAAGCCGGGCAGGCCGACATCGACGCGCTGTTGGCCGCCGACGCTGGCGTTTCGAGCTCCAACCGTCTGCCGATGGAAGAGTTCGGCAGCGTGCCGAAGAACAATGATCCGGTGACCCTCGACGGTCCGAACCTGGACGTGATCCTCGACATCCCGGTGTCGATCTCGATGGAAGTGGGCAGCACTGACATCAACATCCGCAACCTGCTGCAACTCAACCAGGGTTCGGTGATCGAGCTCGATCGACTGGCCGGTGAGCCGCTGGACGTGCTGGTCAACGGCACCCTCATCGCTCACGGCGAAGTGGTTGTGGTCAACGAAAAGTTCGGCATCCGCCTGACCGACGTGATCAGCCCAAGCGAACGCATCAAGAAGCTGCGCTGA